One Tetrapisispora phaffii CBS 4417 chromosome 2, complete genome genomic region harbors:
- the TPHA0B03120 gene encoding uncharacterized protein (similar to Saccharomyces cerevisiae TRK1 (YJL129C) and TRK2 (YKR050W); ancestral locus Anc_1.224), protein MAIRRTLTRVSTSVSVYYKKTLGHRIRDYISNCGHYFHPIKKYVFPNFIAVHYAYTILITILGSILMYPVRNHKYIDILFLACGAATQGGLNTIDVNSLTLYQQIIIYIMCMISTPIFIHGSLAFVRLYWFERHFDGIRTSSKRDFKMRRTRTILNREITARTMSRGRFDTINSHNITKNTPNDKNPINFQEQLFSGKLQIRDNEKASESDSDANARNSSSKQSAANELREISGNDIEPVGSSGAGKLQFVASNTSNQTQILGRRDSTDISPADMYRSIAMLQEQHQEREEDDGPALVIGAPNEEKIVEKDNVPKLYPVSSQDELCLENNSNDNIDAQNIKRVLEPGETRDISGNKIKSENINSTIGSDLNSLKSIRMYNRKLSTDSNPTTQSSNNDSEICDDSRSDASNGSSTINHNKLEYVSRHFLNNKEYQKTKHLHSNNIPLEQTMTNDDDSVVTSESSNSDYSASSSVAIESNSMVEMQTLDNNSTYDDSPAESSKPSLKNNEESNSEDDLSNHIETSNRNTPRIQFDITEPPRKRRTTSMYQDISPSPKSYKKSYKPHRTKFLRHIPKGDRIKKRIKRTITNNSFDKNKFDFSFSKSHPGNRGLYNAEGAEVEDSFSNKLASEEGSLNSINSAGNNGKNDEHTIHDLTRARTFDVLDNIDLQKLSESPEFQKAVYENWKNKHRKKRSISRNDYNDTGDNNLFHNTLNESSGEISPNNTKEVIDYFSPSSLHYSRLPKKLDRRSSKENENDFNFMADSNTPYRLHFDPDYALPHQKPKLSRSMSTNYLSWQPVVGRNSTFVGLNSFQKNELGGVEYRATKLLCLLLLIYYIGFHIITFIFLVPWIINRKYYEHIVRADGVSPAWWGFFTAMSGFNDLGLTLTPDSMISFNAAIFPLVVLIWFIIIGNTGFPILFRIVIWFVFKLSPDLSAVRESSGFLLDHPRRCFTLLFPNAATLWLLVTLIALNATDLILFIIFDFGSAVVKDLSKGRRVLVGLFQGVSTRTAGFAVVDLSKLHPAIQVSYMLMMYVSVLPLAISIRRTNVYEEQSLGIYSADSGFPEETFEDLSDSSSSSDESDATEGSNLVIDKSERKRLAKIKKEKKRKRKQKRRREKELKKRKNSTKSFVGAHLRRQLSFDLWYLFLGLFIICICEGSKIQDDSIPSFNIFSILFEIVSAYGTVGLSLGYPNSNQSFSGQFTTLSKLVIIALLIRGRARGLPYSVDRAIMLPSGKVEDMDHLQELERIKPRRKSYIAVSPTDDENMANLDTILEEPGDSEPEDPLNTYLKSSIKKASKSYHKVLNKITGSKQKKGHRHHHHRHRHDDNEHNNNNDDNNNETNTKYQNTSDQYGDQQYEYLVNGDIDEENHISPNEIIKGNSKLKSDIYETMAND, encoded by the coding sequence ATGGCAATCCGACGTACATTAACCAGGGTATCCACTTCCGTATCTGTCTATTATAAGAAAACTTTGGGGCATCGAATACGTGATTATATCTCAAATTGTGGTCACTATTTTCACccaattaaaaaatatgtgTTTCCTAATTTCATCGCAGTTCACTATGCATACACTATTCTCATAACAATATTGGGATCTATTTTAATGTATCCAGTGAGAAATCACAAgtatattgatatattatttttagcATGTGGTGCAGCTACCCAAGGTGGGTTAAACACCATCGACGTCAATTCATTAACTTTGTATCAACAAATTATCATTTACATTATGTGCATGATTTCCACGCCCATTTTTATTCATGGAAGTCTTGCCTTCGTTCGACTCTATTGGTTTGAACGTCACTTTGACGGTATTCGAACCTCATCGAAAAgagattttaaaatgagaagaacaagaacaatTTTGAACAGAGAGATTACTGCCAGAACTATGTCTAGAGGAAGATTTGATACAATCAATTCCCATAACATAACTAAAAATACTCCCAATGATAAAAATCCTATTAATTTCCAAGAACAGTTGTTTAGTGGAAAACTTCAAATTAGAGACAATGAGAAAGCCTCCGAATCAGACTCTGATGCAAATGCTAGAAACTCATCTAGTAAACAATCTGCTGCAAATGAACTTCGAGAAATTTCAGGCAATGATATAGAACCTGTTGGCTCTTCAGGTGCTGGAAAATTGCAATTCGTTGCTTCCAATACCTCTAACCAGACACAAATACTTGGTAGAAGGGATTCAACTGACATTTCACCTGCTGATATGTATAGATCAATTGCCATGCTGCAAGAACAACATCAAGAAAGAGAAGAGGATGATGGTCCTGCATTGGTCATTGGTGCACcaaatgaagaaaagaTCGTTGAAAAGGACAATGTGCCCAAACTATATCCTGTCAGTTCTCAAGATGAGTTATGTCTAGAAAACAAtagtaatgataatatagaTGCGCAAAATATTAAACGAGTTCTGGAGCCTGGTGAGACCAGAGACATTTCaggaaataaaattaaatctgaaaatattaatagcACAATTGGATCAGATTTAAATTCGCTTAAAAGCATTAGAATGTATAACAGGAAACTAAGCACAGATTCTAATCCCACCACACAATCATCTAATAATGATAGCGAGATCTGTGACGATTCCAGAAGTGACGCCAGTAATGGCAGTTCCACAATAAACCATAATAAATTGGAATATGTTAGTAgacattttttaaataataaagaatatcAGAAAACTAAACATCTTCATTCGAATAATATCCCTTTGGAACAGACAATGACgaatgatgatgattctGTTGTGACATCTGAGAGTAGCAATTCCGATTATTCTGCTTCTAGCAGTGTAGCTATTGAATCCAATTCAATGGTTGAAATGCAAACGCTAGATAATAATTCCACGTATGACGATAGCCCTGCCGAAAGTTCAAAACCATCACTCAAAAATAATGAGGAAAGCAATTCGGAAGATGATCTCTCTAATCATATTGAAACATCAAATCGTAACACACCAAGAATTCAATTTGATATAACAGAGCCACCAAggaaaagaagaacaacTAGCATGTATCAAGACATATCGCCATCTCCGAAAAGTTATAAAAAAAGTTATAAGCCACACAGAACCAAATTTTTGCGACATATCCCTAAAGGTGATAGAATcaagaaaagaattaaaagGACCATTACcaataattcttttgataagaataaatttgatttttccTTTTCTAAAAGCCACCCAGGCAATAGAGGTCTTTATAATGCAGAGGGGGCAGAGGTAGAAGActcattttctaataaattagCTTCAGAAGAAGGCtcattaaattcaattaattcgGCAGGTAATAATGGCAAAAATGATGAACACACTATTCACGATCTAACTAGAGCAAGAACCTTTGATGTCCTTGATAATATCGATCTTCAAAAACTGTCAGAGTCTCCAGAATTTCAAAAAGCCGTTTAtgaaaattggaaaaataaACATAGAAAGAAGAGATCGATTAGCAGAAATGATTATAACGATACAGgagataataatttattccACAATACATTAAATGAAAGTAGTGGTGAAATTTCGCCAAATAATACTAAAGAAGTCATTGATTATTTTAGTCCAAGTTCTCTGCATTACTCTAGGttaccaaaaaaattagataGACGATCCTCCAAGGAGAATGAAAATGACTTCAATTTTATGGCTGATTCCAATACACCTTACAGATTGCATTTTGACCCAGATTATGCTTTACCTCATCAAAAGCCAAAATTATCTAGAAGTATGAGTACTAATTACCTGTCTTGGCAACCCGTTGTTGGTCGTAATTCTACTTTTGTTGGTTTAAActcttttcaaaaaaatgagTTGGGAGGTGTAGAATATAGAGCAACAAAGCTTTTATGCCTTCTgttgttaatttattatattggATTCCATATCATaacatttatttttttggtcCCATGGATCATCAACAGAAAGTACTATGAACATATTGTTAGAGCAGATGGAGTATCACCAGCATGGTGGGGTTTCTTCACTGCCATGAGTGGTTTCAATGATCTTGGATTAACATTAACTCCAGATTCCATGATATCCTTCAATGCCGCCATTTTTCCATTAGTAGTATTAATAtggtttattattattggtAATACAGGTTTTCCAATTTTGTTCAGAATTGTTATTTGGTttgtatttaaattatcaccGGATCTATCAGCGGTTAGAGAAAGTTCAGGTTTTTTACTTGACCATCCTCGTCGTTGTTTTACGTTATTGTTTCCTAATGCAGCTACTTTATGGCTTTTGGTGACATTGATTGCTTTAAATGCGACAgatctaattttatttattatattcgATTTTGGATCCGCCGTAGTTAAGGACTTATCAAAAGGTCGTCGTGTATTAGTTGGTTTATTTCAAGGTGTATCCACTAGAACAGCTGGTTTTGCAGTTGTAGACTTAAGCAAATTGCATCCTGCTATTCAAGTTTCTTATATGTTGATGATGTATGTATCCGTGCTACCACTAGCTATTTCAATCAGAAGAACCAATGTTTATGAAGAACAATCGTTGGGTATATATTCTGCTGATTCGGGGTTCCCTGAAGAAACCTTTGAGGACCTAAGTgattcatcatcttcatcagaCGAAAGCGATGCTACTGAAGGGTCAAATTTGGTGATTGATAAGAGTGAACGAAAGAGACTTGCTAAAATCAAGAAggaaaagaagagaaagagaaaacAGAAACGAAGAAGAGAGAAGGAACTcaaaaagagaaagaacTCGACCAAATCGTTTGTTGGAGCACATTTAAGAAGGCAACTGTCGTTTGATTTATGGTACTTATTCCTTGgattgtttattatttgtatttgtgaaggttcaaaaattcaagaTGATTCTATTCCTTcttttaacattttttctattttatttgaaatcgTTAGTGCTTATGGTACCGTTGGTTTGTCATTAGGTTATCCTAATAGCAATCAATCATTTTCTGGACAATTCACAACTTTATCTAAATTAGTCATCATTGCATTATTAATTAGAGGTAGAGCAAGAGGTTTACCATATTCTGTTGATAGAGCCATTATGTTACCAAGTGGTAAAGTTGAAGATATGGATCATTTGCAAGAATTAGAAAGAATAAAACCAAGACGGAAATCATACATTGCAGTGAGTCCAactgatgatgaaaatatgGCTAATTTAGATACTATATTAGAAGAACCTGGCGATAGCGAACCTGAAGATCCATTGAACACGTATCTTAAATCTTCAATCAAAAAAGCATCAAAATCTTATCATAAGGTGcttaataaaataactgGGTCGAAACAAAAAAAGGGACATCGTCATCACCATCACCGCCATCGCCATGATGATAATGAGCACAACAATAACAACGACgacaataataatgaaactaATACTAAATACCAGAATACGAGCGACCAGTACGGAGATCAGCAGTATGAATATTTAGTCAATGGagatattgatgaagaaaacCATATCTCaccaaatgaaataatCAAAGGGAATTCCAAGTTAAAAAGCGATATATATGAAACAATGGCAAATGATTAA
- the URA2 gene encoding bifunctional carbamoylphosphate synthetase/aspartate transcarbamylase (similar to Saccharomyces cerevisiae URA2 (YJL130C); ancestral locus Anc_1.223) gives MMISSVVPTAPITPPMEATGDRMIVLELKDGTALQGYSFGAEKSISGELVFQTGMVGYPESITDPSYEGQILVITFPLVGNYGVPDRNLMDEFVESIPRYFESNRIHVAGLVISHYTDQYSHWLAKSSLGQWLKEEGIPAIYGVDTRALTKHLTVSGSILGRLCLQNSGASNESANTENWSQSFNVPEWVDPNVENLVEKVSTKEPVLYTPPQDNKYVTLQKTSNGKILRILALDVGMKYNQIRCFIKRGVELKVVPWNYDFTKDDDYDGLFISNGPGDPAVLTEVIEKLSYVLEKKKTPVFGICLGHQLLARAAGATTIKMKFGNRGHNIPCTSSISGRCYITSQNHGFAVDVDSLKNGWKPLFTNANDGSNEGMYNAQLPYFSVQFHPESTPGPRDTEFLFDVFIQSVKEHKESGILKAVEFPGGKLEDNLKAHPRVQPKKVLVLGSGGLSIGQAGEFDYSGSQAIKALKEEGIYTILINPNIATIQTSKGLADKVYFLPVTAEFVRKVILHERPDAIYVTFGGQTALSVGIELKDEFETLGVKVLGTPIDTIITTEDRELFAKAIDEINEKCAKSKAANSVDEALAAVKDIGFPVIVRAAYALGGLGSGFANNEKELVDLCNVAFASSPQVLVERSMKGWKEVEYEVVRDAFDNCITVCNMENFDPLGIHTGDSIVVAPSQTLSDEDYNMLRTTAVNVIRHLGVVGECNIQYALNPFSKEYCIIEVNARLSRSSALASKATGYPLAYTAAKLGLNIQLNEIKNSVTKKTCACFEPSLDYCVVKMPRWDLKKFNRVSTELSSSMKSVGEVMSIGRTFEEAIQKAIRSTEYANLGFNETDMDIDIDYELNNPSDLRVFAIANAFSKLGYSVDKVWELTRIDKWFLNKLYNLIQFGNNITSFNTIENLPSLVLKEAKQLGFDDRQIAKFLGSNEVAIRHLRKEYGITPFVKQIDTVAAEFPAHTNYLYITYNASSNDVTFEDNGVMVLGSGVYRIGSSVEFDWCAVTAVRTLRANNIKTIMINYNPETVSTDYDEADRLYFETINLERVLDIYEIESSSGVLVSMGGQTSNNIVMSLHRENVKILGTLPEMIDSAENRYKFSRMLDQIGVDQPAWKELTSINEAEEFADKVGYPVLVRPSYVLSGAAMNTVYSKADLASYLNQAVEVSRDYPVVLTKYIENAKEIEMDAVARNGELVMHVVSEHVENAGVHSGDATLVVPPQDLDPKTVERIVVATAKIGKALKITGPYNIQFIAKDNEIKVIECNVRASRSFPFISKVVGVNLIELATKAIMGLPITPYPVSKLPEDYVAIKVPQFSFPRLAGADPVLGVEMASTGEVACFGHSKYEAYLKALLATGFKLPKKNILLSIGSFKEKQELLPCVKKLYNMGYKLFATAGTADFITEHNIPVQYLEVLSEDNEKSEYSLTQHLANNKIDLYINLPSANRYRRPASYVSKGYKTRRMAVDYSVPLVTNVKCAKLLIEALSRNLKLEVSERDSQTSHRTINLPGLVNISSFAPNVSNVIKGVDELKELSRVSLEAGFIHNMFMARAMRGPIISDVHSLRAAYSTANGCSYTNYSFTVSGTAYNSDTVAETAPDVTSLFLPFHELENKFSTVSDLLKNWPVDKPVIAEAKTSELASIILLASLQNRSIHITGVSNKEDLALIKTVKEKDTKVTCDVNVYSLFVTQNDYPEAVFLPTVEDQEYFWNNLESIDAFSVGSLPTQLATVTSNPVSTGLGVKDTLPLLLSAVDAGKLTIEDIVSKLHDNPISIFHLPLPEAIVEVDMDYPFRHVKRWSPFNTTKLNGGIERVVVDNETLVLSGELVNDTTRGNVIVSAASAPVPVVEPIVPRGSISKKRFSFSAERPTFSDDEEEFDQPLEQKLMSSRPPKEIVPPGAIQNLIRANNPFKGRNILSIKQFKRSDFHALFAVAQEMRAAVERYGILDIMKRHIITTIFYEPSTRTSSSFIAAMERLGGRTVNINPNVSSVKKGETLQDTIRTLASYSDAIVMRHPDEMSVHTAAKYSPVPIINGGNGSREHPTQAFLDLFTIREELGTVNGITVTFMGDLKNGRTIHSLCRLLQFYQLRINLVSPNELRLPNALRQELVNKGMLGVESEELTSDIISKSDVLYCTRVQEERFENRDDYERLKDTYIIDNKILAHAKQNMAIMHPLPRVNEIKEEVDYDHRAAYFREMKYGLYVRMALLAMVLGVDDH, from the coding sequence atgatgatttcTAGTGTTGTTCCAACTGCACCAATCACTCCTCCAATGGAGGCGACTGGTGACAGAATGATTGTCTTGGAATTGAAAGATGGTACCGCTTTACAAGGTTATTCTTTTGGTGCTGAGAAATCAATTTCCGGTGAGCTTGTTTTTCAAACAGGTATGGTAGGTTATCCGGAATCTATCACCGATCCTTCTTATGAGGGTCAAATCTTGGTCATTACTTTCCCATTGGTTGGTAATTACGGTGTTCCTGACCGTAATTTGATGGATGAATTCGTTGAATCTATCCCAAGATATTTCGAAAGTAACCGTATCCACGTTGCTGGTTTGGTTATTTCTCATTACACAGATCAATACTCGCACTGGTTAGCTAAATCTTCTTTGGGCCAATGGTTGAAAGAGGAAGGCATTCCTGCCATTTATGGTGTTGATACCAGAGCCTTAACAAAGCATTTAACGGTTTCGGGTTCTATCTTAGGTAGATTATGTCTACAAAATAGTGGTGCAAGTAACGAATCTGCAAACACTGAAAATTGGTCACAATCATTCAATGTCCCAGAATGGGTTGATCCAAATGTAGAAAATTTAGTTGAAAAAGTTTCAACAAAAGAACCAGTTTTATATACCCCCCCAcaagataataaatacGTTACTTTACAAAAAACTTCGAATGGAAAAATACTGAGAATTCTAGCTCTAGATGTCGGTATGAAGTACAACCAAATCCGTTGTTTTATCAAACGTGGTGTTGAACTAAAAGTAGTCCCATGGAACTATGACTTCAcaaaagatgatgattatGATGGTTTATTTATCTCTAATGGTCCAGGTGATCCTGCCGTATTAACTGaagttattgaaaaattatcttaTGTTCTggaaaaaaagaagacCCCAGTTTTCGGTATTTGTTTAGGTCATCAATTGTTAGCAAGAGCTGCTGGTGCCACAACCATTAAAATGAAGTTCGGTAATCGTGGTCATAACATTCCTTGTACATCTTCCATTAGCGGTAGATGTTACATTACTTCTCAAAACCATGGTTTTGCCGTTGACGttgattcattaaaaaatggcTGGAAACCATTATTCACAAATGCAAATGATGGCTCCAATGAAGGTATGTATAATGCTCAGTTACCATATTTTTCTGTACAATTCCATCCTGAATCTACtccaggtccaagagatactgaatttttatttgatgtaTTTATTCAATCTGTAAAAGAGCATAAAGAAAGTGGTATATTAAAGGCTGTCGAATTCCCAGGTGGCAAACTAGAAGACAACTTAAAGGCTCATCCAAGAGTTCAACCAAAGAAGGTTTTAGTTTTAGGTTCTGGTGGTTTATCAATTGGTCAAGCTGGTGAATTTGACTATTCCGGTTCTCAAGCTATTAAAGCCTTAAAAGAGGAAGGTATTTACacaattttaattaatcCAAATATTGCTACTATTCAAACATCTAAAGGTCTAGCCGACAAAGTCTATTTCTTACCAGTCACTGCCGAATTTGTCCGTAAAGTTATTTTACATGAACGTCCAGATGCAATTTATGTGACCTTTGGTGGTCAAACGGCCTTATCCGTCGGTattgaattgaaagatGAGTTTGAAACTTTAGGTGTTAAGGTTTTAGGTACTCCAATTGATACTATTATTACAACAGAAGATCGTGAACTATTTGCCAAGGcaattgatgaaatcaATGAAAAATGTGCTAAATCTAAGGCCGCCAACTCAGTGGATGAAGCTTTAGCAGCAGTTAAAGATATTGGCTTCCCAGTTATTGTTCGTGCTGCTTATGCACTAGGTGGTTTGGGTTCAGGTTTTGCAAACAACGAAAAAGAACTAGTAGATTTATGTAACGTTGCTTTCGCTTCCTCACCACAAGTTTTAGTCGAAAGATCCATGAAAGGTTGGAAAGAAGTTGAATATGAAGTTGTTCGTGATGCATTTGATAATTGTATCACTGTCTGTAACATGGAAAATTTTGATCCTTTAGGGATTCATACTGGTGATTCTATCGTTGTTGCTCCATCTCAAACTCTGTCGGATGAGGACTATAACATGTTAAGAACAACCGCTGTTAATGTTATTAGACATTTAGGTGTTGTTGGTGAATGTAACATCCAATATGCCCTAAACCCATTTTCTAAGGAATACTGTATCATTGAAGTTAATGCTCGTCTTTCTAGATCTTCAGCTTTGGCCTCAAAGGCAACTGGTTATCCATTAGCTTACACAGCTGCTAAATTGGGTTTAAATATCcaattaaatgaaattaaaaactcAGTCACTAAGAAGACCTGTGCTTGTTTTGAACCATCTTTAGATTACTGTGTTGTTAAAATGCCTCGTTGGGACTTGAAAAAATTCAACAGAGTCTCAACCGAATTATCTTCTTCCATGAAATCTGTCGGTGAAGTAATGAGTATTGGTAGAACATTTGAAGAAGCAATTCAAAAAGCTATTAGATCAACTGAATATGCTAACTTAGGTTTCAATGAAACTGATATGgatattgatattgattatgaattaaataaccCATCTGATTTACGTGTTTTTGCAATTGCAAACGCCTTTTCAAAACTAGGCTATTCTGTTGATAAAGTGTGGGAACTAACTAGGATTGATAAATggtttttgaataaattatacaatttgattcaatttGGTAACAATATTACATCTTTCAATACCATAGAAAACTTGCCATCTTTAGTTTTGAAGGAAGCTAAACAATTAGGTTTTGATGATAGACAAATTGCTAAATTTTTGGGCTCAAATGAAGTTGCTATTCGTCATTTGAGAAAAGAATATGGTATTACACCATTTGTTAAACAAATAGATACAGTTGCTGCTGAATTTCCAGCTCATACTAACTATCTATATATTACTTATAATGCTTCTTCTAATGATGTAACTTTCGAGGACAATGGTGTTATGGTATTAGGTTCAGGTGTTTACCGTATTGGTTCATCAGTTGAATTCGACTGGTGTGCTGTTACAGCTGTAAGAACCTTACGTGCTAACAACATTAAGACTATTATGATTAATTATAACCCTGAAACAGTTTCAACCGATTATGATGAAGCTGAtagattatattttgaaaccATTAATTTAGAGCGGGTATTAGATATCTATGAGATTGAATCGTCAAGTGGTGTTCTTGTTTCAATGGGTGGTCAAACCTCGAATAATATAGTTATGTCATTGCATCGTGAGAATGTTAAGATTTTAGGTACTTTACCAGAAATGATTGATTCCGCAGAAAATCGTTATAAGTTTTCACGTATGTTGGATCAAATTGGTGTCGATCAACCTGCATGGAAAGAATTGACTTCTATCAATGAAGCTGAAGAATTTGCTGACAAAGTTGGATACCCAGTGTTAGTTCGTCCATCTTATGTTTTGTCTGGTGCAGCTATGAATACTGTTTATTCTAAGGCAGATTTGGCTTCTTACTTGAATCAAGCAGTTGAAGTTTCTCGTGACTATCCAGTTGTTTTAACCAAATACATTGAAAACGctaaagaaattgaaatggATGCGGTTGCAAGAAACGGTGAATTAGTGATGCATGTTGTCTCTGAACATGTTGAAAATGCCGGTGTTCATTCTGGTGATGCCACTTTAGTTGTTCCTCCTCAAGATTTAGATCCTAAGACTGTTGAAAGAATTGTAGTTGCCACTGCTAAGATTGGTAAAGCTTTGAAGATTACTGGTCCTtacaatattcaatttattgcGAAGGATAATGAAATCAAGGTTATTGAATGCAACGTTCGTGCCTCTAGATCATTCCCATTTATCTCTAAGGTTGTTGGCGTTAATTTGATTGAATTGGCTACTAAAGCTATTATGGGATTGCCTATCACTCCATACCCAGTAAGTAAATTACCAGAGGATTATGTCGCTATTAAAGTTCCACAATTCTCATTCCCACGTTTAGCTGGTGCTGATCCAGTTTTGGGTGTCGAAATGGCCTCTACTGGTGAAGTTGCTTGTTTTGGCCATTCCAAATATGAAGCATACTTGAAAGCTTTGCTTGCAACAGGTTTCAAATTACCAAAGAAAAACATCTTGTTATCCATTGGTTCATTCAAGGAAAAGCAAGAGTTATTGCCATGtgttaaaaaattgtaTAATATGGGTTACAAACTTTTTGCTACTGCAGGTACTGCTGATTTCATAACTGAACATAACATTCCTGTCCAATACTTAGAAGTATTAAGtgaagataatgaaaaatcagAATACTCTTTAACTCAACATTTAGCAAATAACAAGATTGATTTGTATATTAACTTACCATCAGCTAACAGATACCGTAGGCCAGCATCTTATGTATCTAAAGGTTACAAGACACGTCGTATGGCTGTTGATTATTCTGTTCCTTTAGTAACAAATGTCAAATGTGCCAAATTGTTGATTGAAGCTTTATCTAGAAATTTGAAGTTAGAAGTTTCGGAACGTGATTCTCAAACTTCTCACAGAACAATTAATTTACCTGGTTTagttaatatttcatcattCGCCCCTAATGTGTCTAATGTTATTAAGGGTGTTGATGagttaaaagaattaagtCGTGTTTCTCTGGAGGCTGGTTTTATTCACAACATGTTTATGGCAAGAGCAATGAGAGGTCCAATAATTAGTGATGTTCATTCTTTAAGAGCAGCCTACTCGACGGCTAATGGTTGCTCGTACACCAACTACTCATTCACTGTATCTGGTACCGCTTATAATTCTGATACTGTAGCTGAAACTGCACCTGATGTTACTTCTTTGTTTTTACCATTCCATGAATTAGAGAATAAATTTTCCACTGTTTCTGatctattgaaaaattggcCTGTCGATAAGCCAGTGATTGCTGAAGCAAAAACATCTGAACTAGCTtccattattttattagcaTCATTACAGAATAGATCAATTCATATTACAGGTGTTTCAAATAAGGAAGATTTAGCATTGATTAAGACAGTTAAAGAAAAGGATACGAAAGTGACTTGTGATGTTAACgtttattctttatttgtTACTCAGAACGATTATCCTGAAGCTGTTTTCCTGCCAACAGTTGAAGATCAAGAATATTTCTGGAACAATTTAGAATCGATTGATGCCTTCTCCGTTGGTTCTCTCCCAACTCAATTGGCCACTGTTACGTCTAATCCAGTTTCTACTGGTCTTGGTGTTAAAGATACTCttccattattattatctgcTGTTGATGCTGGTAAATTAACCATTGAAGatattgtttcaaaattacACGACAATCCTATTAGTATATTCCACTTACCTCTTCCAGAGGCAATTGTTGAAGTTGATATGGACTATCCATTTAGACATGTCAAAAGATGGTCACCATTCAACACCACAAAGTTAAATGGTGGTATTGAAAGAGTGGTGGTTGATAATGAAACGCTAGTGTTGAGCGGTGAATTGGTGAATGACACTACCAGAGGTAATGTCATCGTTTCTGCCGCATCTGCCCCGGTTCCAGTTGTCGAACCAATAGTTCCAAGAGGTTCTATTTCGAAAAAGAGATTCTCATTTTCTGCTGAACGTCCAACTTTTAGTGacgatgaagaagaatttgacCAACCACTAGAACAGAAGTTAATGTCATCTAGGCCACCAAAAGAAATTGTTCCACCAGGAGCCATCCAAAATTTAATCAGGGCAAATAACCCATTTAAAGGTAGAAACATCTTATCTATCAAGCAATTCAAACGTTCTGATTTCCACGCCTTGTTTGCAGTTGCTCAAGAGATGAGAGCAGCTGTTGAAAGATATGGTATTTTGGATATAATGAAGAGACATATCATAACCACAATCTTTTACGAACCTTCGACACGTACTTCCTCTTCATTTATTGCGGCTATGGAACGTCTAGGTGGTAGAACTGTTAACATTAATCCAAATGTTTCTTCAGTCAAAAAGGGTGAAACACTACAAGATACCATTAGAACGTTAGCTTCATACTCGGATGCGATTGTTATGCGTCACCCAGATGAAATGTCAGTACATACAGCCGCTAAATACTCGCCTGTTCCTATCATCAATGGCGGTAACGGTTCTAGAGAACATCCTACACAAGCATTCCTAGACTTGTTCACGATTCGTGAAGAATTAGGTACTGTGAACGGTATAACCGTCACTTTTATGGgtgatttgaaaaatggtaGAACCATCCATTCTTTATGTAgattattacaattttatcaacTTAGAATTAACTTAGTTTCTCCAAACGAGTTGAGATTACCAAACGCTTTACGTCAAGAATTGGTTAATAAAGGAATGTTGGGAGTTGAAAGTGAAGAATTGACTTCTGACattatttctaaatctGACGTATTATACTGTACTAGAGTTCAAGAAGaaagatttgaaaatagAGATGATTATGAACGTTTGAAGGACACATAcattattgataataagATTCTAGCTCATGCTAAACAAAACATGGCAATCATGCATCCTCTACCACGTGTAAATGAAatcaaagaagaagttgaTTACGACCATCGTGCTGCTTATTTCAGAGAAATGAAATACGGTTTGTATGTTAGAATGGCTTTGTTAGCTATGGTTCTCGGTGTTGATGATCATTGA